The genomic stretch ATGGCCTCCCTCTACATGGCCAACGGCGACGTGCTGTCGGTGGGGGAGTCCATGATCCGGCATGCGGCCTGCGCCGGGTTCGCGGTGAAGCGCATCATCGAGCGTTTCGAGGACAACGGCGGCATCCACCCGGGAGACGTGTTCCTGCTCAACGACCCCTACCTGGCCGCCATCCACCAATCCGACATCTACATGATCGCGCCGATCCACTACCACGACCGGCTGATGGCGTGGAGCGCCACCTTCGTGCACGTCATGGACATCGGCGCCATGTCCCCGGGCGGGAATTCTCCGGGCGCCACCGAGATCTGCCACGAGGGACTGCGCATTCCGGGCCTCAAGCTGGTGGAGCGTGGCCGGATGCGCCAGGACGTGTTCGACACCCTCACCAACATGACCCGGCAGCCGGTTCTCGTGGGGCTCGACCTCAAGTGCGAGCTGGCGGCCAACAACGTGGCCCGTTCGCGCATGGAGGAGATGTTCGAGCAGTATGGCCCCGAACTCATCACCGCCGTGTCAGCGGAAATAATCCGCTACGCGCGCGAGACCCTCCAGAAGCGCCTCCGGGAGATCCCGGACGGCACCTGGAGCGACTCCGGCACCATCGCGGCCAACGAGACGAAACGCGTGTGCGTGGAGCTGCGCAAGCGCGGCGACCGGCTGACGTTCGACTTCACCGGCAGCGATCCCCAGGCGCGGCAGGGCATCAACCTGCCGTACCACGCCACTTTCGGCGGAGTCTTCGAGGCGGTGCTGAGCGCCCTGGGCTACGACCTGCCCAAGAACTACGGCGCCTTCGGCCCCATCGAGGTCATCGCCCCGGAAGGCACGGTGGTGAACGTGCAGTATCCCGGGCCGGTGTCCATGAACACCACCTCCGGGCTCAAGACCGTCTCCTACGTCTCCGCGTCGGTGCTGGCGCAGATGCTGGCGGGCAGCGACACCTGGAGGGACGAGGTGACGGCGCTGACACTCGGCTTCCGCGTCGTGCGCCACGCGGGCGTGAACCAGTACGGCCGGTTCTACGTCTCCACGCTGCTGGAGTTGAGCGGCTCCGGCGCCAGCCCCCACGGCGACGGCATCGATTCCGGCGGCTACCTCACCTGCCACAACGTGGAATGGCTCGAGCTGAACTTCCCGCTCATGTACCTGTTCCGGCGCCATCTGAAGGACGGCGGCGGTGCCGGCAAGTTCGCCGGCGGCGTGGGCGTGGAGGCCACCGTGAAGTTGCACGACGCGCCCGAGGAGAGGATCCGCGGCGTGGCCTTCGGCGTGGCCGGCCTGCGGAACTCCGGCGTGGGCATGTTCGGCGGCTACCCCGGCGCCCCGAGCCTGCTGGTGCTGCTCGAAGGCACGCGCGTCAACGAGCTGCTGGCGAACCACCAGTGCATCGACGGACTCCCGGCCCTGGAGGGCGAGCGCCGGCTGCTCCCCTACTGCGAGTTCGACATCGGCAAGGACGACGTCCTGTATTTGCGGCTGGGGAGCGGCGGCGGCTACGGCGACCCCCTGGACCGGGAGCCGGAGGCGGTGGCGGAGAGCCTGCTGAACGAGCGCATCTCACGGGCCACAGCCGAAGACATCTACGGCGTCGTCGTGGAAGATCGTACCTTGAGGGTGGACGAGGCGGCGACTCGCGAATCGCGGGAGCGCCTGCGCAAGAACCGGCTGGCGGGACAAACCTGACCGGGTATGCTTTGCTAATTGCCGCAGCGCGGGAATGACGAAATCGAAATGACGGAGGAATCCGATGATTGAGACCACAGGGCCCAACAGGCCCGAACCCAGGAGTATCTCCCTCGACCCGGCCAAAACCGCCGTGGTGGTGCTCGACCTGAACGCCCGCTGTCATGACCCGGAGGAGGTCTGCTCAAAGCTGATGGAGCCCCTTGGCGGGTTCCTGGAGCAGGTCCGGGCGGCTTCCGTCCCCGTGGTGTTCACCGTTTCGCTGCAGTTCAAGGGCACGCCCATGGGGGAGGTGGCGGCGCCTCTTGGGCGTCGCGACAGCGAGCCCGTGCTCCATCCCGACGCCTTCGACAAGTTCGCCGGCGGCGAGCTCCGGACGATCCTCGATGACGCCGGCACCGAGAACCTCATCGTCACCGGCTCCCTCACCAACGTTGCCGTGCTCTACACCGCCACCGCCGCCGCGCGCGTGCATCGCTACAACGTCATCATCCCGCTCGACGGCGTCAACGCCAAGAGCACCTACGAGCACGAGTACGCCATCCACCAGCTCACAGTCATCCCCGCCGGCGCCGCGGAGCGCATGCGCTTTACCCGGCTCGACATGATCGCGTTCTTGTAGTGGCGGAAGACCATCTCTACTGGCAGAAGGCGAGTCCGTGATGATCGCGCAGTGCCGCTATCACTACTGACCGACGCCCTGAACCTACGGAGTGTATCTCACCCGGAGGTTTCCGTGGGCATCCGCGGTCAAGTCGAAGGAAGGGTACACGACGGTGGTGGAGCTGTACTCCTCGATGACGGCCGGTCCGGCGATGTGGAAGCCGGGAGCGAGGTCGGCGCGGCGGTAGACGGGCACGGGCACCGGAGCAGTGTCGTCCGGGAAGATCGCGGAGCGCTGTTCCCGGGGTTGCGCGGAGCCGCCCGTTGCGGACGCCGCGGCCAAGGTCATCTTGGGGAGGCGGCCGATGCAGCGCACGCGGTAGTTGACGATCTCCATGGACTCTTCCTCGGCGGTATGGCCGTACAGCCGCCCGTGGGCTTCGTGGAAGAGCCGGGTAAGGACTTCCTTGCGGGTGTCCCCGGCCGGCACCGTGACTTCGTAGGACTGGCCGGGGTAGCGCATGTCCAGGAAGTCCTCGGTGTCGATGGCGTCCGCGGGCACGCCTTGCTCGCGCAACTCCCGCACGCCCTTGTCGCGCAGCTCCCGGAAGGCTTCCCGGATGGCGTCCGGCGGGGTGTCGTCCAGCGCGCCGATGCGCGTGAGTGAGTAGCTGCGTATCAGGTCGGTGAGCAGCATGCCGGCGGCGCAGAAGTTGCCGGGGTCCGGCGGGATGCAGATCTCGGGGATTTCCAGCTCACGGGCGATGGGGCAGGCCACCGTGGGTCCGGCGCCGCCGTAGGCCACCAGGATGAAGTCCCTGGGATCGTAGCCTTTTTCGATGGTGACAGAGCGCATGGACATGGCCACCTGCGCGGCCAGCACCTCAACGACGCCCGCGGCGGCGCGTTCCGGGGTCATCTCCAGCGGTCCGGCGATGGCTTCGGCAATGGCTTGGCGGGCGGCCCCGGCGTCGATGGGCATGGCGCCTTGCAAGAGCGCCTCCCGGTTGAGATGCCCGAGCACGACGAGGGCGTCCGTGAGGGTGGGCTGGTCGCCGGTGCCGTAGCACGCGGGCCCGGGGACCGCGCCGGCGCTCTGTGGCCCCACCTTCAGGATGCGGCCGGACTCGACCCGCGCGATGCTGCCGCCGCCGCTCCCGATGGTTTCGATGGCGACGGTGGCGGCGCGCACGGTGTAACCCGCCACCTTGCTCTGGGGCGCGGTCAGAAGCTCTCCAGGGATCACCGACATGTCGCAACTCGTGCCGCCGATGTCCAGCGAGATGGCATTGTCGCGGCCGATCTCACGGCACAGGCGGTGGGTCCCCACGACCCCGGCCACCGGACCCGACATCAGCGTCTGGACCGGTGCCCGTGCGATCACCGCGGGGGTGGCGACGCCGCCGTTGGACTGCATGATCAGCACCCGGGCGCCTTCCAGCAGTTGTTGGACCGCGGCTTCGATGGTACCGACGTAGCCGCTGACCCGCGGGCCGATGAATGCGTTGACCACCGCGGTGCTGGTGCGCTCGAATTCGCGAAACTGCGGGTCCACCTCGGACGACAGGGTCACGTAGACGTCCGGCGCGAGCTCTTCCAGTATCGTACGGAGCCGCCGCTCGTGCTCGGGATGGGCGAAGGAGAAGAGCAGGCTCACGGCGACGGAGCGCACCCCCGCGTCCAGCAACTCCCGGACGGCGGCGCGGGCCTGTTCCGCGTCCAGCGGAAGCACCTCGCGTCCACGGGAGTCCACACGTTCTCGCACCGGCCGGATCAGCCTCCGCGGCACGAGCTGCCGCGGACGGTCGAAGAACAGGTTGTACACTTGGTCGCCGCGCCATTGCCGGTCCAGCTCCAGGAGGTCGCGGAAACCCTCGGTGACCAGCAGCCCCGGCGCCGGCTCGCGTCCTTCCAGCAGCGTGTTGAGCCCGATGGTGGTGCCATGCAGCACGTAACGCGCCTTCTCCGGCAGCCGTGCGGTGATCTCGCGCAGCCCGGCGGCGATGGCCGCGGTGGGGTCTTGCGGTTGCGACGGGAGCTTGTGGGTGAGGCAGACCCGTCCGTCGTCCTCGTCGAACACGCTCAGGTCGGTGAACGTACCGCCGGTGTCAATGCCGATGCGCAGCATGGTCGCCTCTTGCGTGCTGTCTCACAAATGGGTCTACGAATCCGCGAGGGCAGGTCGGCAACGCGCGGCCCGTTCCTGCTCTGTCGCCGCTGTGTCGACGGTCATGGTTTCGGGGTCGACGACCACGCCGTACACTTCCCGCGCTGTTTTCGGCGACACGTAGCCGTTGCGCACGTCGTCGAGCACGCGCTCGGGATCGCGCGCCAGGGGGTCGCCCCAACCGCCTCCGCCGCCCAGCTCCAGCAGCAGGGTGTCGCCCCTGGAGAGGTGGATGTTGGCGGTCTTGGAGTGGAGTGTCCGGGGCTGGCCGCCGTAGGGGTTCAGCGTGCAGCGCGCCGGCGCGGCGGGGCGCGCACCGAACAGTCCCGGAGAGGAGAACTTGAAGCGGTCCAGGCGCAGGTTCAGTGTGACGTCGTCGTTCAGCACCTGCCAGGCGCGCCGGATGCCCAGGCCGCCGCGGTATTGCCCCGCGCCCGCGGAGTCGGGGTTGACCTCGAAGCACTGCATGCGCACCGGGAACTCGTTCTCCAGCGCCTCCACCGGCGTGCTCATGACGTTGCTGATGTCGGCGGCGCAGCCGCTGACGCCGTCCTTGCCCGGCCGGGCGCCGTAACCGCCCCACAGGATCTCATACTGGGAGTAGCGCCGTCCGCCGCCGGGGTCCACGCCGTTGAAGGAGACCGCGCCGCCGGAGCTGCTCTGGGGCGCGGCCACGCGGTCGGGCAGGGCCTGCGCCAGGGCCATCATGATCACCGGCGCCAGCCGGTGGCAGGTGGTGGCGTACATGTTCACCGGCGCCGGGAACTCCGGGTTGAGCAGGTGTCCGGGCGCCGGCAGGGTGATGCGGATGGGCGCCGAGCAGCCCTGGTTCTTGGGCAGGTCCGGTCCGATGGCGGCCTGTACGCAGTACTCCGCCACCGCCCGCACCACGCACGGCCGGAGATTGAGCGGGCCGCGGGACTGTTTCGCCGAAGCGAATTCGAACTCCAGCTCGTCACCGCGGACGTGCACCGTCGCCGTGACCTTCAGGGGCCGGTCCAGTTCCACCCCGTCGTCGTCGATGTAGTCGGTGACCGGTCCGTAGCTGCCCGGCGGCATGGCCGCGATGCGCGAGCGCAGCTCCCGTTCGGTGATGGCGATGCGTTCCTCCCAGCAGGCGAGCACGTCATCGAGTCCGAAGCGGTCGGCCAGCGCGGTGAGCCGGTCGATGCCATGAAGGTTGGCGGTGACCTGCGCGCGGATGTCGCCCCAGGTTACCTCGGGGATGCGCGTGTTGGCGCAGATGAGCTGCTTCACCGCCTCGTTGAGGACGCCGCCCTCGTAGAGCTTCAGCGGCGGGATCAGCAGTCCTTCCTGGAACACTTCCGTGGCGTCGCCGGCGTTGGTGCCCGGCACCTTGCCGCCGATGTCGGGCTTGTGCGCGGTGTTGCCCACGAAGGCCATGAGTTCACCGTGGTAGAACACCGGCGAGATCAGCGTCACGTCGCTGGGGTGGTTCTGGCAGTAGCGGTAGGGGTGGTTCAGGATGAACGCGTCGCCCTCGCCGATGGCGTCGGCGAAGTCTTGCAGGATCCCCTTGAGCTGGGACCCCACGACGCCTAGGCCCACCGGGTTGGGCGAGTACTGTCCGACGTTGCGCCCGTCGCGGTCGCAGATGCTCAAGGCCAGGTCCTGGCTCTCCTTCACGATGGACGAATAGCCGTTGCGCATGAGCTTCTGCGTCAGCTCGTACGCGATCTGGTTGGTGGCGTTGTAGATGACCTCGAGCTTGATGGCGTCCATGTCGCGGGCCAGGGCGACCGCGGGTCGCCCTACGGGGTTCATCGCTGGGTATGCAGGGGCGACTCACGGTCCGCCCCTACGATACGACTACTCGGACGGGCTCCCGGCTGCTGCTACCGGGGCAGCATCTCCACCGGCGTCTGGCGAGGCCCGAGACTTTCGTAATACTCGTTGGTCTCGGGTTTGTACCGGCCTTGGTTGAAGCTGCCGCCCTTCTGGCTGCGGATGATCACGGCCACCGTCCTCTCGCCCACGGTCGTCTCGGTGTGCACTTCGTAGGGGCGCACCAGGTCGATCTCGCCCGGTCCCACGTGCTTGTCGCTGGCGAGGCGGATCTCGGCGTAGTCGGGCTTCGAACGGTCGTCGAGGCGGTCGTAGCGCTCGATGCGCTCGTGGCCGTCCAGCACGCCGTACAGAGTGAAAATGTGTGCGTGGTCGTGGATGCGGGCGCGGCGTCCCTGCCGCGCGTTCCCCTTGGTCAGCCCGTTGATGGCGAAGCCGTAGTCCGGATCCTCGTAGAACAGCAGGTTCTCGGCACGTCCGTCCCGCGGCACACAGTCGGGCCATGACTTGGAGGCTTCCAGCACCTCGGGATCGGCCAGCAGTTCCGCCAGGATCGGCTCAAGCCCGGTCCAGCGTTTCTCCAGGTCAGGCTCCGCGGCGAACAGCGAGCGAGTCTTTTCGATGAACCGCTCCAGCGCGTTGGGTTTTTCGTTGTCCATGCCGGTCTGTCCTCCATCATGTCGTTTCTTGCAACGGTCAAGGACAGTATGCAATCCTGCAACCGCTGTCAACATTGCCTTCGACAGCGTTGGAGAAGCTCTGGAGGATCGGCGTCGATGAGATACAGGACCCTTACCGCCATCGGCATGGTGGTCGCGTTGGTCGTCGGATTAGTGGCCCGGCAGGTGGTCTACGCGGTGTTGGCGCCGGGTTCCACCACCGATTTCGTGGCCACGGCGGTCTTTCTGGGCGCCTTCATCGGCGGACTCCTGGGCTTCGTCGGAATATTCCGGGTGCGGGAGGGCAAACCCTTCTTCAACAACCCATTCTGACGCAGGGAAGCGGAGAGGACACCAGGAGTGGGGCAGGGACGTTTCAGGGGGTTGGTGCCTCTCTCGGATGGGGTTTTGACACAGCCTGTTCCGCGGGAATGACGGATACGGGCTTGGGGAGGACACGGCATGACCGGTGCGCTGGACGGCACGGTGGCCATCGATGCCAGCGGACACGTGGCCGGCCCGTACGCCGGGAGTCTCCTGGGCGACCTGGGTTGCGAGGTCATCAAGGTGGAGCTTCCGGGCAAGGGTGATCCGGCCCGGGGGCGGGAGGGCTACGGCCCGGTCTTCCGAGTGCTCAACCGGAACAAGAAGAGCGTGACGCTCAACCTGCGCGAGGCCAAGGCCCGGGACATCCTGTGCCGGATGCTGGAGCGGGCGGACATCCTCATCGAGAGCTTCCGGCCGGCGACGCGGAAGGCGCTGGGACTCGACTACGAAGCGTTGCGCCGGCGCAACCCCGCGCTCATCCACTGCTCGGTTACGGCCTTCGGCCAGGACGGCCCGTACGAGAGCCGGCCCGGCTTCGAGTCCGTGGGTCAGGCTGTCAGCGGCATGCTGAGCCTCCTCACCGACCCGGGCGACCCTCGGATGGGCGGCTTTTCCATTACGGCCCACGCCGCCGGGGTCTTCGCCGCATACGGCATCCTGGCCGCGCTGGCGGCGCGGAACCGCACCGGCACCGGCCAGTTCGTGGACGTCTCGCTCCTGCAGGCGAGCATGGGCTTCGTCGAGTCGCACTTCGCCGAGTTCCTGAACGGCGGCGCCGCCGTCACGCCGAAGAACTTCCAGCGGGGACGGCTGTTCTGTGTTCCGGCCGGCGACGGACGGCCGCTGCTTGTGCACCTGGCCACCCACCGGCAGTCGTGGGAAACGCTGATCCGCGTCATCGAACGTCCCGACCTTCTCGACGACCCGCGCTTTGCGAGCTACGAGCACCGCGCCGCCCATCACGACGACCTGATGGCCATCCTGCGCGAGGTCTTCGGCGGCGCCCCGCGGTCCGCCTGGTTGGAGCGTTTGGGCAAGGAGGACCTGAGCCACGCGCCCATCTACGCCGCGGAGGAGGTCTTCGAAGACCCGCAGGTCAGGCACTTGGGGATGCCGCGGGAAATCGAACACCCCGAGCGCGGCACCACCCGGCTCATCGGCAGCAGCGTGAACCTGTCGGACACGCCACCGCGCTTCGTGCGCCCCGCGCCGCTGGTGGGAGAGAACACCGACGAGGTGCTGCAAGGGCTGGGCTACGACGGCGACGCGATCCGAGAACTGCGCGAGCGCGGCGTGATCTGAACCGATTTTTCCGGACCGGCATGGCAACTCCATCCCTCACCGATTTCATCGCCGCCATTCACCGGAGCCCGTCCATGGCCGTCGTGGTGGTCGCCGGAGGCGGCTCTCAGGCGTTGGCGGACCTTTTCGTCGTGCCGGGAGCGTCCCGCACCGTGCTGGAAGCCCTGGTGCCCTACAGCGACCGTTCGATGCGCGAGTTCCTGGGCCACGAGCCGGAGCAGGCAGTGTCGGCGGAGACCGCGGCAGCGCTGGCGCGGAAG from Deltaproteobacteria bacterium encodes the following:
- a CDS encoding CoA transferase; the protein is MTGALDGTVAIDASGHVAGPYAGSLLGDLGCEVIKVELPGKGDPARGREGYGPVFRVLNRNKKSVTLNLREAKARDILCRMLERADILIESFRPATRKALGLDYEALRRRNPALIHCSVTAFGQDGPYESRPGFESVGQAVSGMLSLLTDPGDPRMGGFSITAHAAGVFAAYGILAALAARNRTGTGQFVDVSLLQASMGFVESHFAEFLNGGAAVTPKNFQRGRLFCVPAGDGRPLLVHLATHRQSWETLIRVIERPDLLDDPRFASYEHRAAHHDDLMAILREVFGGAPRSAWLERLGKEDLSHAPIYAAEEVFEDPQVRHLGMPREIEHPERGTTRLIGSSVNLSDTPPRFVRPAPLVGENTDEVLQGLGYDGDAIRELRERGVI
- a CDS encoding isochorismatase family protein, which translates into the protein MIETTGPNRPEPRSISLDPAKTAVVVLDLNARCHDPEEVCSKLMEPLGGFLEQVRAASVPVVFTVSLQFKGTPMGEVAAPLGRRDSEPVLHPDAFDKFAGGELRTILDDAGTENLIVTGSLTNVAVLYTATAAARVHRYNVIIPLDGVNAKSTYEHEYAIHQLTVIPAGAAERMRFTRLDMIAFL
- a CDS encoding hydantoinase/oxoprolinase family protein → MLRIGIDTGGTFTDLSVFDEDDGRVCLTHKLPSQPQDPTAAIAAGLREITARLPEKARYVLHGTTIGLNTLLEGREPAPGLLVTEGFRDLLELDRQWRGDQVYNLFFDRPRQLVPRRLIRPVRERVDSRGREVLPLDAEQARAAVRELLDAGVRSVAVSLLFSFAHPEHERRLRTILEELAPDVYVTLSSEVDPQFREFERTSTAVVNAFIGPRVSGYVGTIEAAVQQLLEGARVLIMQSNGGVATPAVIARAPVQTLMSGPVAGVVGTHRLCREIGRDNAISLDIGGTSCDMSVIPGELLTAPQSKVAGYTVRAATVAIETIGSGGGSIARVESGRILKVGPQSAGAVPGPACYGTGDQPTLTDALVVLGHLNREALLQGAMPIDAGAARQAIAEAIAGPLEMTPERAAAGVVEVLAAQVAMSMRSVTIEKGYDPRDFILVAYGGAGPTVACPIARELEIPEICIPPDPGNFCAAGMLLTDLIRSYSLTRIGALDDTPPDAIREAFRELRDKGVRELREQGVPADAIDTEDFLDMRYPGQSYEVTVPAGDTRKEVLTRLFHEAHGRLYGHTAEEESMEIVNYRVRCIGRLPKMTLAAASATGGSAQPREQRSAIFPDDTAPVPVPVYRRADLAPGFHIAGPAVIEEYSSTTVVYPSFDLTADAHGNLRVRYTP
- a CDS encoding hydantoinase B/oxoprolinase family protein — encoded protein: MTMDVTDTGASSSQVDPVTFEILSHRLHEITREMGATLERVGGTVNTTQLHDYMASLYMANGDVLSVGESMIRHAACAGFAVKRIIERFEDNGGIHPGDVFLLNDPYLAAIHQSDIYMIAPIHYHDRLMAWSATFVHVMDIGAMSPGGNSPGATEICHEGLRIPGLKLVERGRMRQDVFDTLTNMTRQPVLVGLDLKCELAANNVARSRMEEMFEQYGPELITAVSAEIIRYARETLQKRLREIPDGTWSDSGTIAANETKRVCVELRKRGDRLTFDFTGSDPQARQGINLPYHATFGGVFEAVLSALGYDLPKNYGAFGPIEVIAPEGTVVNVQYPGPVSMNTTSGLKTVSYVSASVLAQMLAGSDTWRDEVTALTLGFRVVRHAGVNQYGRFYVSTLLELSGSGASPHGDGIDSGGYLTCHNVEWLELNFPLMYLFRRHLKDGGGAGKFAGGVGVEATVKLHDAPEERIRGVAFGVAGLRNSGVGMFGGYPGAPSLLVLLEGTRVNELLANHQCIDGLPALEGERRLLPYCEFDIGKDDVLYLRLGSGGGYGDPLDREPEAVAESLLNERISRATAEDIYGVVVEDRTLRVDEAATRESRERLRKNRLAGQT
- a CDS encoding hydantoinase B/oxoprolinase family protein, encoding MNPVGRPAVALARDMDAIKLEVIYNATNQIAYELTQKLMRNGYSSIVKESQDLALSICDRDGRNVGQYSPNPVGLGVVGSQLKGILQDFADAIGEGDAFILNHPYRYCQNHPSDVTLISPVFYHGELMAFVGNTAHKPDIGGKVPGTNAGDATEVFQEGLLIPPLKLYEGGVLNEAVKQLICANTRIPEVTWGDIRAQVTANLHGIDRLTALADRFGLDDVLACWEERIAITERELRSRIAAMPPGSYGPVTDYIDDDGVELDRPLKVTATVHVRGDELEFEFASAKQSRGPLNLRPCVVRAVAEYCVQAAIGPDLPKNQGCSAPIRITLPAPGHLLNPEFPAPVNMYATTCHRLAPVIMMALAQALPDRVAAPQSSSGGAVSFNGVDPGGGRRYSQYEILWGGYGARPGKDGVSGCAADISNVMSTPVEALENEFPVRMQCFEVNPDSAGAGQYRGGLGIRRAWQVLNDDVTLNLRLDRFKFSSPGLFGARPAAPARCTLNPYGGQPRTLHSKTANIHLSRGDTLLLELGGGGGWGDPLARDPERVLDDVRNGYVSPKTAREVYGVVVDPETMTVDTAATEQERAARCRPALADS